A window of the Streptomyces sp. NBC_00250 genome harbors these coding sequences:
- a CDS encoding AlkA N-terminal domain-containing protein has product MKDDDTRYEAVSSRDARFDGEFFFAVRTTGIYCRPSCPAVTPKRQNVAFFPTAAAAQGHGFRACRRCRPDAVPGSAAWDVRADVVGRAMRMIGDGVVDREGVPGLAGRLGYSTRQVQRQLTAELGAGPVALARAQRAHTARLLLQTTGLPVTEIAFAAGFASVRQFNETIRAVYARTPTALRAEAGSGAGARTALAAGVPLRLAHRGPYAAGEVFDLLAAEAVPRVEEVVGTPGVRTYRRTLRLPYGTGVVSVDERSAGRWLEARIHLTELRDLTTAVHRLRRLFDLDADPYAVAERLGAAPGLAAEVAARPGVRSPGTADPEEFALRTLLGTAQAARVVEAHGTPLATPCGTLTHVFPEPRVLTGHPVAGPLARALADGEVRLDPGADRDEAERALLTVPGVTAEAAALIRMRALGDPDVPPAGVPGGEQWRPWRSYAARYLRTALPGTTPDPSCGSGAGGSG; this is encoded by the coding sequence GTGAAGGACGACGACACCCGCTACGAGGCGGTCAGCAGCAGGGACGCACGGTTCGACGGAGAGTTCTTCTTCGCCGTCCGCACCACCGGCATCTACTGCCGTCCCAGCTGCCCCGCCGTCACCCCCAAACGGCAGAACGTCGCGTTCTTCCCGACGGCCGCCGCCGCCCAGGGCCACGGCTTCCGGGCCTGCCGCCGCTGCCGCCCGGACGCCGTGCCCGGCTCCGCCGCCTGGGACGTACGGGCCGATGTCGTCGGGCGCGCCATGCGGATGATCGGCGACGGCGTCGTCGACCGCGAAGGCGTGCCCGGACTCGCCGGCCGCCTCGGCTACAGCACCCGGCAGGTACAGCGGCAGCTCACCGCCGAGCTCGGCGCCGGGCCCGTCGCCCTCGCCCGCGCCCAGCGGGCGCACACCGCGCGGCTGCTGCTCCAGACCACCGGGCTGCCGGTCACCGAGATCGCCTTCGCGGCCGGCTTCGCCAGCGTCCGCCAGTTCAACGAGACGATCCGCGCCGTCTACGCCCGCACCCCCACGGCCCTGCGCGCCGAGGCGGGCAGCGGCGCGGGCGCCCGGACCGCCCTCGCCGCCGGGGTACCGCTGCGGCTCGCCCACCGGGGCCCGTACGCCGCCGGCGAGGTCTTCGACCTCCTCGCGGCCGAGGCCGTGCCCCGCGTCGAGGAGGTCGTCGGCACCCCCGGGGTCCGCACCTACCGGCGCACGCTCAGGCTCCCGTACGGCACCGGGGTCGTCTCCGTCGACGAGCGCTCCGCCGGGCGTTGGCTGGAGGCCCGGATCCATCTCACCGAGCTGCGCGACCTGACCACCGCCGTGCACCGGCTGCGGCGCCTCTTCGACCTCGACGCCGACCCCTACGCGGTCGCCGAGCGCCTCGGCGCCGCACCCGGGCTCGCCGCCGAGGTGGCCGCCCGGCCCGGCGTACGGTCCCCCGGCACGGCCGATCCGGAGGAGTTCGCGCTGCGCACGCTCCTCGGTACGGCGCAGGCCGCCCGGGTCGTCGAGGCCCACGGCACCCCGCTGGCCACCCCCTGCGGCACCCTCACCCACGTCTTCCCGGAGCCCCGGGTCCTGACCGGCCACCCCGTCGCGGGCCCGCTGGCCCGTGCGCTGGCCGACGGCGAGGTCCGGCTCGACCCCGGCGCCGACCGCGACGAGGCCGAGCGTGCGCTGCTCACCGTCCCCGGCGTGACCGCCGAGGCCGCCGCCCTGATCCGGATGCGGGCCCTCGGCGACCCGGACGTACCCCCGGCGGGTGTCCCGGGCGGGGAGCAGTGGCGCCCCTGGCGTTCGTACGCCGCCCGCTACCTCAGGACCGCGCTCCCGGGGACTACTCCAGACCCCAGCTGTGGATCCGGCGCGGGTGGATCCGGATGA
- the rsgA gene encoding ribosome small subunit-dependent GTPase A: MSFPLSERSSFISSSSLLDAHGWDAGWAADFAPHAAQGLVPGRVIRVDRGQCDIATADGIVRADTAFVTPHDPLRVICTGDWAAVDAEGVSDPRYVRACLPRRTAFARSTSSKRSEGQILAANVDHAVITVSLAVELDLGRIERFLALAWESGAQPTVVLSKADLVPDPVGLSYLVEDVETVAPGVQVVPLSSTTGEGLDVLSAVVAGGTTVLLGVSGAGKSTLANALVGEDVMDVQAARDIDGKGRHTTTTRNLFVLPGGGVLIDTPGLRGVGLWDAETGVGQVFSEIEELAGNCRFHDCAHEAEPGCAVAAAIEDGSLPVRRLESYRKLIRENQRLVAKTDARVRNEILKDWKRKGAEGRRAMELKRGHVR, translated from the coding sequence TTGTCTTTCCCGCTTTCCGAGCGTTCCTCCTTCATCTCTTCCTCCTCCCTGCTCGACGCCCACGGCTGGGACGCCGGCTGGGCCGCCGACTTCGCCCCGCACGCCGCCCAGGGACTCGTCCCCGGCCGAGTGATCCGGGTCGATCGCGGGCAGTGCGACATCGCCACCGCCGACGGGATCGTGCGCGCCGACACGGCGTTCGTGACCCCGCACGACCCGCTCCGGGTCATCTGCACCGGCGACTGGGCCGCCGTCGACGCCGAAGGCGTCAGCGACCCGCGCTACGTACGGGCGTGCCTGCCGCGCCGTACGGCCTTCGCGCGCTCCACCTCCTCCAAGCGGTCCGAGGGACAGATCCTCGCCGCCAACGTCGACCACGCCGTCATCACCGTCTCGCTCGCCGTCGAGCTGGACCTCGGCCGGATCGAGCGCTTCCTCGCCCTGGCCTGGGAGTCCGGCGCCCAGCCGACCGTGGTCCTCAGCAAGGCGGACCTCGTGCCCGACCCCGTCGGGCTCTCCTACCTCGTCGAGGACGTCGAGACGGTCGCCCCCGGCGTCCAGGTGGTGCCCCTCAGCTCGACCACGGGCGAGGGACTCGACGTGCTGTCCGCGGTGGTCGCGGGCGGTACGACCGTGCTGCTCGGCGTCTCCGGCGCCGGGAAGTCGACCCTCGCCAACGCCCTCGTCGGCGAGGACGTCATGGACGTCCAGGCCGCCCGTGACATCGACGGCAAGGGCCGCCACACCACGACCACCCGCAATCTCTTCGTCCTGCCGGGCGGGGGCGTCCTCATCGACACCCCCGGGCTGCGCGGGGTCGGGCTCTGGGACGCCGAGACGGGCGTCGGCCAGGTCTTCTCGGAGATCGAGGAGCTGGCCGGGAACTGCCGCTTCCACGACTGCGCCCACGAGGCGGAGCCGGGCTGCGCGGTGGCGGCGGCGATCGAGGACGGCTCGCTGCCGGTGCGCCGTCTGGAGAGCTACCGCAAGCTGATCCGCGAGAACCAGCGGCTCGTGGCCAAGACCGACGCCCGCGTGCGCAACGAGATCCTCAAGGACTGGAAGCGCAAGGGCGCCGAGGGCCGCCGGGCCATGGAACTGAAGCGCGGCCACGTCCGTTAG
- a CDS encoding VOC family protein → MNTSPLNTSPLNTSPLNVSPRLDLIGLVVSDMAASLAFYRRLGLEIPDDADSAPHVEATLPGGLRIAWDTEDVVRSFDPDWRRPEGGNRIELAFRCGSPGAVDAVYEQLVAAGYRGHLKPWDAFWGQRYAVVLDPDGSGVSLFADSATDAA, encoded by the coding sequence ATGAACACCTCACCCCTGAACACCTCACCCCTGAACACCTCACCCCTGAACGTCTCGCCCCGGCTCGACCTCATCGGCCTCGTCGTCTCGGACATGGCCGCCTCGCTCGCCTTCTACCGCCGTCTCGGTCTGGAGATCCCGGACGACGCCGACTCCGCCCCGCACGTGGAGGCGACGCTGCCCGGCGGACTGCGGATCGCCTGGGACACCGAGGACGTCGTGCGCTCCTTCGACCCCGACTGGCGGCGGCCCGAGGGCGGGAACCGGATCGAGCTCGCCTTCCGGTGCGGTTCGCCGGGGGCCGTGGACGCGGTGTACGAGCAGCTGGTCGCGGCCGGGTACCGGGGGCACCTGAAGCCCTGGGACGCCTTCTGGGGCCAGCGCTACGCCGTGGTCCTCGACCCGGACGGTTCGGGCGTCTCCCTGTTCGCCGACTCCGCCACGGACGCCGCATAG
- a CDS encoding helix-turn-helix domain-containing protein: MYEERPALLDGAVLWTRTVGTAVPAGSAAEVSRSVLPDGCMDLIWADGHLLVAGPDTHAYVPAETAERYAGIRFAPGDAPGFFGVPAHELRDRRVALGALWGEAEARRLGERITAAPDPAAALDTLVRRRAADAPAPDPLLRAVVARLAAGRAVAETADAVGLGARQLHRRSLDAFGYGPKTLARVLRLQRALALVLAGVPYAEAAVRAGCADQAHLARETRALAGMTLGAYAASVAESANRETPEPSGSRTTA; encoded by the coding sequence GTGTACGAGGAGCGCCCCGCCCTGCTCGACGGAGCCGTCCTGTGGACCCGGACCGTCGGCACCGCAGTCCCCGCCGGTTCCGCCGCGGAGGTCTCCCGGTCCGTCCTGCCCGACGGCTGCATGGACCTGATCTGGGCCGACGGGCACCTCCTCGTCGCCGGACCCGACACACACGCGTACGTACCGGCGGAGACCGCCGAGCGGTACGCCGGAATCCGCTTCGCACCCGGTGACGCACCCGGCTTCTTCGGCGTACCGGCCCATGAACTCCGCGACCGGCGGGTCGCCCTCGGTGCCCTGTGGGGCGAGGCCGAGGCGCGACGGCTCGGCGAGCGGATCACGGCGGCCCCCGACCCGGCCGCCGCCCTGGACACACTCGTACGCCGCCGGGCCGCCGACGCCCCCGCTCCCGATCCGCTGCTCCGGGCCGTCGTGGCGCGCCTCGCGGCGGGCCGGGCGGTCGCCGAGACGGCCGACGCGGTCGGCCTCGGCGCCCGGCAGCTGCACCGGCGCTCCCTCGACGCCTTCGGCTACGGCCCCAAGACGCTCGCCCGCGTCCTCCGGCTCCAGCGCGCCCTGGCCCTGGTCCTGGCCGGGGTGCCGTACGCGGAGGCCGCCGTCCGCGCGGGCTGCGCCGACCAGGCCCATCTCGCCCGCGAGACCAGGGCGCTGGCCGGGATGACGCTCGGTGCCTATGCGGCGTCCGTGGCGGAGTCGGCGAACAGGGAGACGCCCGAACCGTCCGGGTCGAGGACCACGGCGTAG
- a CDS encoding YihY/virulence factor BrkB family protein, whose protein sequence is MQAASETPERPERRPWSRLHRARVLYRNVSKRKMVWLLLKDTVNSCIEYRILGLAAEAAFFTLLSLPPLLLGLIALLGYADDWTNTDTVASIEENILRAAGTVLSDRGVRDIAKPLLDDVTQGKRPELVSLGFAIALWSGSRAVNVFIDTITVMYGLDGHRGIVKTRLLAFLLYIVALIIGAVVLPLAVVGPDRVVELVPWGTEVVSVLYWPAVTLLSVAFLTTLYHVSVPVRSPWIEDIPGALVALGMWVLGSFLLRIYLTSQVEGPTIYGSLAAPIAVLLWIGISAFAVLVGAAVNAAIDRVWPSVATAAAREANERARAVQAAELVARVRAEADDVDEDDPDMPSEFPERWSRFLPPDDVKARLHSGWEKD, encoded by the coding sequence GTGCAGGCAGCAAGCGAAACACCCGAACGGCCCGAGCGGCGGCCCTGGAGCAGGCTCCACCGCGCGCGCGTCCTCTACCGCAACGTCTCGAAGCGGAAGATGGTCTGGCTGCTCCTCAAGGACACCGTCAACTCGTGCATCGAGTACCGGATCCTCGGCCTCGCCGCCGAGGCGGCGTTCTTCACCCTGCTGTCGCTGCCGCCGCTGCTCCTCGGCCTGATCGCCCTCCTCGGCTACGCCGACGACTGGACCAACACGGACACCGTCGCGAGCATCGAGGAGAACATCCTTCGCGCTGCCGGAACGGTCCTCTCCGACCGCGGGGTCCGCGACATCGCCAAACCGCTCCTGGACGACGTGACCCAGGGCAAACGTCCCGAACTCGTCTCCCTCGGTTTCGCCATCGCCCTCTGGTCCGGCTCGCGCGCGGTGAACGTCTTCATCGACACCATCACCGTCATGTACGGACTCGACGGCCACCGCGGCATCGTGAAGACCCGGCTCCTGGCCTTCCTGCTCTACATCGTGGCCCTGATCATCGGCGCCGTCGTGCTGCCGCTCGCGGTCGTCGGCCCCGACCGGGTCGTCGAACTCGTCCCCTGGGGCACGGAGGTCGTCTCGGTCCTCTACTGGCCGGCCGTCACCCTGCTCTCCGTCGCCTTCCTCACCACGCTCTACCACGTGTCCGTGCCCGTCAGATCGCCGTGGATCGAGGACATTCCCGGCGCCCTCGTCGCGCTCGGGATGTGGGTGCTCGGCAGTTTCCTGCTGCGCATCTACCTCACCAGCCAGGTCGAGGGACCGACGATCTACGGCTCCCTCGCCGCCCCCATCGCCGTCCTCCTCTGGATCGGCATCTCGGCCTTCGCCGTCCTCGTCGGCGCAGCCGTGAACGCCGCCATCGACCGCGTCTGGCCCTCCGTCGCCACGGCCGCGGCCCGCGAGGCCAACGAGCGGGCCCGCGCCGTCCAGGCGGCGGAACTCGTCGCACGCGTGCGTGCCGAGGCGGACGACGTCGACGAGGACGACCCGGACATGCCCTCCGAGTTCCCCGAACGCTGGTCCAGGTTCCTGCCCCCGGACGACGTGAAGGCCCGCCTCCACTCCGGCTGGGAGAAGGACTGA
- a CDS encoding acyl-CoA dehydrogenase family protein, giving the protein MAATTHTVTNQAPPLVGYDVFTSDLALAEAVERHLAPELLAEAREDLVVLGRATGSAQVQEWGARANANPPRLRTHDRYGHRIDEVDFDPAWHRLLGKSVGAGLTDAWGRPGGHVRRAAGFLVVSQAEAGHGCPLSMTHAAVPALRAEPELAEVWEPAATSHVYEQELRPVAEKAGVLLGMAMTEKQGGSDVRANTTEAHPLAADGEYVLTGHKWFCSAPMSDAFLVLAQAPAGLTCFLVPRVLADGSRNAFALQRLKDKLGNRSNASAEVEFDGTTWARRVGEEGRGLRTIMGMVAATRLDCVLGSAALMRQAVAQAVHHCAYREAFGGPLIEKPLMRNVLADLTVESEAATVLGMRLAAAYDAVGNDGTGHAEQERALLRIAVPAAKYWVTKRCTPMVAEALECLGGNGYVEESGMPRLLRESPLNSVWEGSGNVQALDVVRALRTEPAALDALLREVGAARGADHRLDRAIRGLLVELADLEGIEARARRLTERLALVLQGALLVRWAPPEVADAFCASRLGGDGGSAFGTLPHTLDLRALVERARVEV; this is encoded by the coding sequence ATGGCAGCGACCACCCACACCGTGACCAACCAGGCTCCGCCCCTGGTGGGGTACGACGTCTTCACGAGCGACCTCGCCCTGGCCGAGGCGGTCGAACGACACCTCGCGCCGGAGCTCCTGGCGGAGGCCCGCGAGGATCTCGTCGTCCTCGGCCGGGCGACCGGTTCGGCACAGGTCCAGGAGTGGGGCGCGCGGGCGAACGCGAACCCGCCGCGGCTGCGGACCCATGACCGGTACGGCCACCGGATCGACGAGGTCGACTTCGATCCGGCCTGGCACCGGCTCCTCGGCAAGTCGGTGGGGGCCGGGCTGACGGACGCGTGGGGCCGTCCCGGCGGTCATGTGCGGCGGGCCGCCGGGTTCCTGGTGGTGTCACAGGCGGAGGCGGGGCACGGCTGCCCGTTGTCGATGACGCACGCCGCCGTGCCCGCGCTGCGCGCCGAGCCGGAGCTGGCGGAGGTCTGGGAGCCGGCGGCGACCTCGCACGTGTACGAGCAGGAGCTGCGCCCGGTCGCGGAGAAGGCGGGCGTCCTGCTCGGGATGGCCATGACGGAGAAGCAGGGCGGCAGCGACGTCCGGGCGAACACCACGGAGGCGCATCCCCTCGCAGCCGACGGGGAGTACGTCCTGACGGGGCACAAGTGGTTCTGTTCGGCGCCGATGTCGGACGCGTTCCTGGTCCTCGCGCAGGCTCCGGCGGGGCTCACCTGCTTCCTGGTGCCCCGGGTGCTCGCGGACGGTTCGCGGAACGCCTTCGCGCTCCAGCGGCTGAAGGACAAGCTGGGCAACCGTTCGAACGCCTCCGCCGAGGTCGAGTTCGACGGGACGACGTGGGCGCGCCGGGTCGGCGAGGAGGGACGCGGGCTCCGCACGATCATGGGCATGGTGGCGGCGACCCGCCTCGACTGCGTCCTCGGTTCGGCGGCGCTGATGCGGCAGGCGGTGGCGCAGGCCGTGCACCACTGCGCGTACCGCGAGGCCTTCGGCGGACCGCTGATCGAGAAGCCGCTGATGCGGAACGTACTCGCCGATCTCACCGTGGAGTCGGAGGCGGCGACGGTGCTCGGCATGCGTCTGGCGGCGGCCTACGACGCCGTCGGAAACGACGGCACCGGCCACGCGGAACAGGAGCGCGCCTTGCTGCGTATCGCCGTTCCGGCGGCGAAGTACTGGGTCACGAAGCGGTGCACGCCGATGGTGGCGGAGGCCCTGGAGTGCCTGGGCGGCAACGGGTACGTGGAGGAGTCGGGGATGCCGAGGCTGCTGCGGGAGTCGCCGCTCAACTCGGTCTGGGAGGGCTCGGGGAACGTCCAGGCGCTGGACGTGGTCCGGGCTCTGCGGACCGAGCCCGCCGCGCTCGACGCGCTTCTGCGGGAGGTCGGGGCGGCCCGGGGCGCGGACCATCGCCTCGACCGGGCGATCCGGGGGCTGCTCGTCGAACTGGCGGACCTGGAGGGGATCGAGGCGCGGGCGCGGCGGCTGACGGAACGGCTCGCGCTGGTCCTTCAGGGGGCGCTGCTCGTGCGGTGGGCGCCGCCGGAGGTCGCGGACGCGTTCTGCGCGTCGCGGCTGGGGGGTGACGGGGGTTCGGCGTTCGGGACGCTGCCGCACACGCTGGACCTGAGGGCGCTCGTGGAGCGGGCCCGGGTGGAGGTCTGA
- a CDS encoding helix-turn-helix domain-containing protein, with protein MNNTQLDMKRLAAMDAAQATRLLHRVREETLAGRTPPIAPRPEIDASWQRMARIGLDPDQGTNSVLLQRDELEERRRSTLLAEVMQTLSGGLAGIADTSLQIMVVTDEHGRVLWRQGNLAVMRQANGICLEEGAAWTEHTTGTNAVGTALTLGRAVQVHSAEHYVQALHNWTCAAAPVHDPRDRRLLGILDVSGPASSFHPAMLALVGSVAQLAEAEMRERHRRSVERLRSVAAPILCRVGGRAIAVDAHGWTAAVTGLAPVDRITLPKSFRSGRMWLPSLGVCAVEPLPGGWLLRVEEEAPADEPGSAAASRVVLDLSRPRRWTVSVSGAAGSWQQELSPRHAELLYVLAMHRDGRTAAELADDVFGDRTRTVTVRAEMSRVRRNLAGVLAHRPYRFREEVAVEVLRPERPVDLLPHSLAPAVRTPRTGTDAQGTPSA; from the coding sequence ATGAATAACACTCAGCTCGACATGAAGCGCCTCGCCGCCATGGACGCCGCCCAGGCCACCCGGCTGCTCCACCGGGTGCGCGAGGAGACCCTGGCGGGCCGTACGCCGCCGATCGCGCCCCGCCCGGAGATCGACGCGTCCTGGCAGCGGATGGCCCGGATCGGGCTCGACCCCGACCAGGGCACGAACAGCGTGCTGCTGCAGCGGGACGAGCTGGAGGAGCGGCGCAGGAGCACGCTCCTCGCCGAGGTCATGCAGACGCTGAGCGGCGGCCTCGCCGGCATCGCCGACACCTCGCTCCAGATCATGGTGGTCACCGACGAGCACGGCCGGGTGCTGTGGCGGCAGGGGAACCTCGCGGTGATGCGGCAGGCCAACGGCATCTGCCTGGAGGAAGGCGCGGCCTGGACCGAACACACCACCGGCACCAACGCGGTCGGCACGGCCCTCACCCTCGGCCGGGCGGTCCAGGTGCACTCCGCCGAGCACTACGTCCAGGCGCTCCACAACTGGACCTGCGCCGCGGCGCCCGTGCACGACCCGCGCGACCGGCGGCTGCTCGGCATCCTGGACGTGAGCGGTCCCGCGTCCAGCTTCCATCCGGCGATGCTGGCCCTGGTCGGCTCGGTGGCCCAGCTCGCCGAGGCCGAGATGCGGGAGCGGCACCGCAGATCGGTCGAGCGGCTGAGGTCGGTGGCGGCGCCGATCCTGTGCCGGGTGGGCGGCCGGGCCATCGCGGTCGACGCCCACGGCTGGACGGCGGCGGTGACGGGGCTCGCGCCGGTGGACCGGATCACCCTGCCGAAGTCGTTCCGGTCCGGCCGGATGTGGCTGCCCTCGCTCGGCGTCTGTGCGGTGGAACCGCTGCCGGGCGGCTGGCTGCTGCGGGTCGAGGAGGAGGCCCCGGCGGACGAGCCGGGCTCGGCGGCGGCGAGCCGGGTCGTGCTCGACCTGAGCCGGCCGCGCCGCTGGACGGTGTCCGTCTCGGGGGCCGCGGGCAGCTGGCAGCAGGAGCTGAGCCCCCGGCACGCGGAACTCCTCTACGTCCTGGCGATGCACCGGGACGGGCGCACGGCGGCGGAGCTGGCGGACGACGTCTTCGGGGACCGTACGCGCACGGTGACCGTACGTGCCGAGATGTCCCGGGTACGCCGGAACCTGGCCGGGGTCCTGGCGCACCGCCCGTACCGCTTCCGCGAGGAGGTGGCCGTGGAGGTCCTGCGCCCGGAGCGCCCGGTGGACCTGCTCCCCCACTCCCTCGCCCCGGCCGTAAGGACGCCCCGAACGGGCACGGACGCGCAGGGGACGCCGTCGGCGTAG
- a CDS encoding GNAT family N-acetyltransferase, whose amino-acid sequence MRITLTTWSLEQTSPADLRPSPAPEGGDITIERAAVPSPEYSRFLYTAVGGDIRWNDRLSLTYKQWQEIVEKPGAEIWVAYDKGTPAGYVELDPQADGVVEIVYFGLIPAFRGRRIGGHLLSYGVARAWDLAERWPERETTTRVWLHTCSLDGPHAMANYERRGFRLFDTKVEEVEESETPGPWPGAHA is encoded by the coding sequence ATGCGCATCACTCTCACCACCTGGTCCCTTGAGCAGACCTCACCGGCCGATCTCCGCCCCTCCCCCGCCCCCGAAGGCGGCGACATCACGATCGAGCGGGCCGCGGTCCCGTCGCCGGAGTACAGCCGCTTCCTCTATACGGCGGTCGGTGGCGACATCCGCTGGAACGACCGCCTGTCACTGACGTACAAGCAGTGGCAGGAGATCGTCGAGAAGCCGGGCGCCGAGATCTGGGTGGCGTACGACAAGGGGACGCCGGCCGGGTACGTGGAGCTCGACCCGCAGGCCGACGGCGTGGTGGAGATCGTCTACTTCGGCCTGATCCCGGCCTTCCGGGGGCGCCGGATCGGTGGTCACCTGCTCTCGTACGGGGTGGCGCGCGCCTGGGACCTGGCCGAGCGGTGGCCCGAGCGGGAGACGACGACGCGCGTCTGGCTGCACACCTGCTCGCTCGACGGCCCGCACGCGATGGCCAACTACGAGCGCCGTGGTTTCCGCCTCTTCGACACCAAGGTCGAGGAGGTCGAGGAGAGCGAGACCCCCGGCCCGTGGCCCGGCGCCCACGCCTGA
- a CDS encoding putative leader peptide produces MSGTGIALVSRRHVDLGRMSSAICPAR; encoded by the coding sequence ATGTCTGGAACTGGAATTGCCTTGGTGAGTCGGCGGCACGTCGACCTAGGCCGCATGTCCAGCGCCATCTGTCCGGCGCGCTGA
- a CDS encoding nitrite/sulfite reductase, whose amino-acid sequence MAATPENPTPAAARRKTGRHRGEGQWAVGHFTPLNGNEQFKKDDDGLNVRTRIETVYSKRGFDSIDPNDLRGRMRWWGLYTQRKQGLDGTKTGVLEPEELDDEYFMLRVRIDGGRLTTEQLRVIGEISEEFARGTADITDRQNVQYHWIRIEDVPEIWNRLEAVGLSTTEACGDTPRVILGSPVAGIAADEIIDGTPAIDEIYRRIVGNKDFSNLPRKFKSAISGSPQLDVAHEINDIAFVGVHHPEHGPGFDVWVGGGLSTNPKLGVRLGTWVSLDEVPDVYEGVISIFRDYGYRRLRNRARLKFLVADWGPEKFRQVLEDEYLQRKLNDGPAPDQPAGQWRDHMGVHRQNDGRFYIGFAPRVGRVDGATLTKIAGLAEQHGSGRLRTTADQKMILLDVEEAQLESAVAALEALDLRVNPTPFRRGTMACTGIEFCKLAIVETKARGASLIDELERRIPEFDEPLTININGCPNACARIQVADIGLKGQLVLDDDGNRVEGYQVHLGGALGLEAGFGRKVRGLKVTAAELPDYVERVLKRFQAERETGERFATWAARASEEALS is encoded by the coding sequence ATGGCCGCCACCCCGGAAAACCCCACCCCAGCCGCCGCACGCCGCAAGACCGGGCGCCACCGTGGCGAGGGTCAGTGGGCCGTGGGGCACTTCACCCCCCTGAACGGCAATGAGCAGTTCAAGAAGGACGACGACGGTCTCAATGTACGGACACGTATTGAGACGGTCTATTCGAAGCGCGGATTCGACTCCATCGACCCCAACGACCTGCGCGGACGCATGCGCTGGTGGGGCCTCTACACCCAGCGCAAGCAGGGTCTGGACGGCACCAAGACGGGTGTCCTGGAGCCGGAGGAGCTGGACGACGAGTACTTCATGCTCCGCGTCCGCATCGACGGCGGCCGACTGACCACCGAGCAGCTCAGGGTCATCGGCGAGATCTCCGAGGAGTTCGCCCGGGGCACCGCCGACATCACGGACCGGCAGAACGTCCAGTACCACTGGATCCGCATCGAGGACGTCCCCGAGATCTGGAACCGCCTGGAGGCGGTCGGCCTGTCCACCACCGAGGCCTGCGGTGACACCCCGCGTGTCATCCTCGGCTCCCCGGTGGCCGGCATCGCGGCCGACGAGATCATCGACGGCACGCCCGCCATCGACGAGATCTACCGCCGGATCGTCGGCAACAAGGACTTCTCCAACCTGCCCCGCAAGTTCAAGTCCGCGATCTCCGGCTCGCCCCAGCTCGACGTGGCGCACGAGATCAACGACATCGCCTTCGTCGGCGTGCACCACCCGGAGCACGGCCCCGGCTTCGACGTCTGGGTCGGCGGCGGTCTCTCCACCAACCCCAAGCTGGGCGTCCGCCTCGGCACCTGGGTCTCCCTCGACGAGGTCCCGGACGTCTACGAGGGCGTCATCTCGATCTTCCGCGACTACGGCTACCGCCGGCTGCGCAACCGCGCCCGGCTGAAGTTCCTCGTCGCCGACTGGGGCCCGGAGAAGTTCCGCCAGGTCCTGGAGGACGAGTACCTCCAGCGCAAGCTGAACGACGGCCCCGCCCCCGACCAGCCCGCGGGCCAGTGGCGCGACCACATGGGTGTGCACCGGCAGAACGACGGCCGGTTCTACATCGGCTTCGCCCCGCGCGTGGGCCGGGTCGACGGCGCCACCCTCACCAAGATCGCCGGCCTGGCCGAGCAGCACGGCTCCGGCCGGCTGCGCACCACCGCGGACCAGAAGATGATCCTCCTCGACGTCGAGGAGGCCCAGCTCGAATCGGCGGTCGCCGCCCTGGAGGCCCTCGACCTCCGGGTGAACCCGACCCCGTTCCGGCGCGGCACGATGGCCTGCACCGGCATCGAGTTCTGCAAGCTCGCGATCGTCGAGACCAAGGCCCGCGGGGCCTCGCTCATCGACGAGCTGGAGCGCCGCATCCCGGAGTTCGACGAGCCGCTGACCATCAACATCAACGGCTGCCCCAACGCCTGCGCCCGTATCCAGGTCGCGGACATCGGTCTCAAGGGCCAGCTGGTCCTGGACGACGACGGCAACCGCGTCGAGGGCTACCAGGTGCACCTCGGTGGCGCGCTCGGCCTGGAGGCCGGTTTCGGCCGCAAGGTCCGCGGCCTCAAGGTCACCGCGGCCGAGCTCCCCGACTACGTCGAGCGGGTCCTCAAGCGCTTCCAGGCGGAGCGCGAGACCGGCGAGCGCTTCGCCACCTGGGCGGCCCGCGCCTCCGAGGAGGCCCTCTCATGA